Part of the Streptomyces sp. f51 genome is shown below.
GACACCGGCGCGGCCGACAACAGCTCGAAGCCGACCGACCTAGGCCGAACGCTGAGCTCCACGGGGGGAGGGGCCGCCCGGCGCGCATCGCGTCGGACGGCCCCTTCTGTTCAGCCGGTACGGTGAGCCGCATGCGCGATCCCGAGGTCCCCGCCCCCTTCGCAACCGGTCCCGACGGCGTCCCGGTGGTCGTGAGCTCGGTGCGCGGCTCCTTCCCCTGGAGCGTGCTGGCGCACCGGCACCCGGCGCTCATCCACAAGGTGCGGGACGCCTTTCCGTACGGTCCCGAGCAGCGTGACGCGCTGGACGCCCTGCTCCGGAACTGCGCCGAAGGGGTCGTGGAACCGCTCGCGGAACCCGCCGCGGACCGCGGCCGGTGGGACGCCTGGGGCGGACGGGAGTACTACGGCCGCTCCTGGTTCGACCTGCCCTTCCTGTGGTCCGAGAGCTACTTCTACCGCAAACTCCTCGAAGCCGTCGGCTACTTCGAGCCGGGTCCCTGGCAGGGCATCGACCCCTTCCGTCCCTTCAAGCTCGCCGAACTCGACACCCCCGAGGCCGCCGCCGAACTCGCCGCGCTGGACGACCTCGCGCTCCGGCCCGCCGACGAACAGGAGGAGGCGCTGCTGCGCGGATCCCTGTGGGGCAACCGCGCCGACCTCGGGTTCAGCCTGGCCGGAACCGGAGGCGCGGCGGCCGCCGAGGAGCGGCTCGTGGCCAACGACACCGAGCTGCTGCGGTCCCTGCTCACCGGCGGCACCCTCTGTGTCGTGGCGGACAACGCGGGCCGGGAACTCGTCCCCGACCTCCTCCTCGTCGACCATCTGCTCCGGCACGGCCGGATCGGGCGGGCCGCCCTGCACGTGAAGCCGTACCCGTACTACGTCTCCGACGCCACCGCGGCCGACGTGCTGGACGCGCTGCGCCGGCTGACCGCCGCCAAGGGAGCCGCGGGCGAGGCCGGGAACCGCCTCTGGGCCGCCCTGTCCGAAGGCCGGCTGACCCTGCGGACCCATCCCTTCGCCTGCGGCCCGCTGCCGTACGCCGATCTGCCGGACGACCTGCGGCGGGAGTTCGCCGCCGCCGATGTGACCCTGCTGAAGGGCGACCTGAACTACCGCCGGCTCATCGGCGACCGGCTGTACCCCGCCACGACCCCGTTCGCCGTCGCCACCGCAGGCTTTCCCGGGGCGGTGGCCACGCTGCGGACGCTCAAGTCCGATGTCGTCGTCGGGCTCACGGCCTCCGTCGAGGCGGACCTCGACGCCACCGAGGGCGACAGCTGGCGCACCGCCGGAACCCACGCGCTGATCCAGGCGAGGCGCGGATGACCGCCGAGCCCATGGCAGGGGCAACGCGCGCGGCTTTCGGGCGGGTTCACGCGATGGTGTGATCATGTCCTGGCCTGCGGATGTGCGCGCGGAGCCCTGGGTAGGGCCCGGCCATGACGCAGCCGTTCCGACTCCCGCGCTTCTACATGCCCTACGCCGCCCGGCTCAACCCGCACCTCGACGAGGCGCGGGCCCACTCCGGCGAGTGGGCCCGCGAGATGGGCATGCTCGAAGGCTCGGGCATCTGGGAGCAGACCGACCTCGACGCCCACGACTACGGCCTGTTGTGCGCCTACACCCATCCCGACTGCGACGGACCGGCGCTCAGTCTGATCACCGACTGGTACGTGTGGGTGTTCTTCTTCGACGACCACTTCCTGGAGACCTTCAAGCGCACCCAGGACCGCGCCGGCGGCAAGGCCTACCTGGACCGGCTCCCCCTCTTCATGCCACTCGACCTGTCGGCCCCCGTCCCCGAACCGGAGAATCCCGTGGAGGCGGGACTCGCCGACCTGTGGGCGCGCACGGTGCCCTCGATGTCCACCGCGTGGCGCGCGCGGTTCGCCGAGTCCACCGAGCACCTGCTCAACGAGTCGATGTGGGAGCTGTCCAACATCGACGAGGGGCGGATCGCCAACCCCGTCGAGTACATCGAGATGCGCCGCAAGGTGGGCGGAGCCCCCTGGTCGGCGGGGCTCGTGGAGTTCGCGACCGCCGAAGTGCCCGAGCCCGTCGCCGGTTCGAGGCCGCTGCGGGTCCTGATGGAGACGTTCTCGGACGGCGTCCACCTGCGCAACGACCTGTTCTCCTACCAGCGGGAGGTCGAGGAGGAGGGCGAGCTCAGCAACGGCGTCCTCGTCCTGGAGTCGTTCTTCGGCTGCACGACACAGCAGGCCGCCGAGACCGTCAATGACGTGCTCACCTCGCGGCTCCACCAGTTCGAGCACACGGCGCTCACCGAGGTGCCCGCGCTGGCCCTGGAGCGGGGCCTCGACGCCGCGGAGGCCGCCGCCGTCGCCGCGTACACGCGCGGGCTCCAGGACTGGCAGTCCGGCGGACACGAATGGCACATGCGCTCCAGCCGCTACATGAACAAGGGCGCCGTCGAGGAGGCACGGACCCCCGTCCCGAGCGGGCTCGGCACGTCCGCGACGGACGTCGGGGCGCTGCTCTCGGCGGCCGGGGCGGAGCGGCTGCGCGCGTACGGCCATGTCCCGTTCGAGAAGGTCGGGCCGTCCGTGCTCCCCGACTTCCACATGCCCTTCGAGGTCACCCTCAGCCCGCACCTCGCGGGCGCCCGCGAGCGTCTCGGGGGCTGGATGCACGCCATGGGCATGCTCCGGGAGGGCGTCTGGGACGAGGACAAGCTGATCGCGTACGACCTGCCGCTCTGCGCCGCGGGCATCCATCCCGACGCGACACCCGAGGCCCTCG
Proteins encoded:
- a CDS encoding damage-control phosphatase ARMT1 family protein; amino-acid sequence: MRDPEVPAPFATGPDGVPVVVSSVRGSFPWSVLAHRHPALIHKVRDAFPYGPEQRDALDALLRNCAEGVVEPLAEPAADRGRWDAWGGREYYGRSWFDLPFLWSESYFYRKLLEAVGYFEPGPWQGIDPFRPFKLAELDTPEAAAELAALDDLALRPADEQEEALLRGSLWGNRADLGFSLAGTGGAAAAEERLVANDTELLRSLLTGGTLCVVADNAGRELVPDLLLVDHLLRHGRIGRAALHVKPYPYYVSDATAADVLDALRRLTAAKGAAGEAGNRLWAALSEGRLTLRTHPFACGPLPYADLPDDLRREFAAADVTLLKGDLNYRRLIGDRLYPATTPFAVATAGFPGAVATLRTLKSDVVVGLTASVEADLDATEGDSWRTAGTHALIQARRG
- the cyc2 gene encoding germacradienol/geosmin synthase Cyc2; translated protein: MTQPFRLPRFYMPYAARLNPHLDEARAHSGEWAREMGMLEGSGIWEQTDLDAHDYGLLCAYTHPDCDGPALSLITDWYVWVFFFDDHFLETFKRTQDRAGGKAYLDRLPLFMPLDLSAPVPEPENPVEAGLADLWARTVPSMSTAWRARFAESTEHLLNESMWELSNIDEGRIANPVEYIEMRRKVGGAPWSAGLVEFATAEVPEPVAGSRPLRVLMETFSDGVHLRNDLFSYQREVEEEGELSNGVLVLESFFGCTTQQAAETVNDVLTSRLHQFEHTALTEVPALALERGLDAAEAAAVAAYTRGLQDWQSGGHEWHMRSSRYMNKGAVEEARTPVPSGLGTSATDVGALLSAAGAERLRAYGHVPFEKVGPSVLPDFHMPFEVTLSPHLAGARERLGGWMHAMGMLREGVWDEDKLIAYDLPLCAAGIHPDATPEALDLGSRWLAWGTYADDYYPLCFGNHRDLAAARLATARLSACMPEEGEEPPVPVNGMERGLIDLWRRTTADMAPEARNTLRASVDVMTESWLWELSNRIQGRIPDPVDYLEMRRATFGSELTMSLSRLGHGRTVPPEVYRSGPVRSLENAAMDYAMLLNDVFSYQKEIEYEGEIHNGILVVRNFFGCDYPTALGIVHDLMTRRMEQFQHVVAHELPLLYEDFKLSEEAREVMRGYVAELENWLAGVLRWHQDCHRYGAADLARRAHGFVPDQVPAPPLALRAEPVSL